In Blastocatellia bacterium, the genomic window TGTGAAAGCAGCGTTACTCTTTCACGGGAACCATCGCTTGTACGCCGGCGGGCAGCGTTCCGATGATGAGCGTTTGAACCTTGGTGTTCTTGATGGCGTCGTTTCGAGAAAGCTCGATCTCTCGCATGATCTCCAGTTGGCGCAGACGAATGAGTTCGGGGTTCTGAGCGGCGGTGCGGGCTTCCAGAGCGCGCGTCTCCTGCTCGATTTTGGCTGCCTGGAGTCGGAACTCGGCGGCTTCTTTGGCCTTGGCGGCTGCGGCGACTTCCGCCGCTTGAATCTCGACATTGTCGGGCAAATCCACGTTCGAGATTTGCACCGACTCCAGCAGGACATTATGCGCGGCGAACTGAGGATCAAGACTGGCCTTCAGCTCCTGAGTCACCCGACCCACCTGGGCGACGACATCGTAAATCTTGATGTCGGAGAAAACGTCCCGCGAGGCCGTCTGAATGATGGGCGTGAGCCGCGCCAGGTATTCCCTCCCCAGGCGAGAATCGAGCTCAACAAGTCTCTTCGGATCGGGAGCGTAGGCGACCGTGACATCGGCGGTGAAACGAACATTATCCACCGAGGTGACGGAGACATTTTCGGTGTGCGTGCGAATGCGCGTCTCGTAGATTTGCAGGCTGGTCGAGATCGGATTGTAAAAGTGAAGGCCCGGTTCGAGCACCTGTTCGGCCTTTCCCCAGCGGCGCAAGACCGCATGAGTGCCCGACTCCACCGTCGTCACCGACTTGGCGCCGAGGATGATCACGATGAGGAGAAGAAAGGCCGCTCCCAGGAATTTCAGCCAGAAGGTCGCTGGCGTGAAATTTCTCCTCCGCCCTCTTTCCAGGAAGGGATCTCGCTCCAGGTCATCCGGTTGGTTTCTCATAAAGTCTCCTCCTGTTGAGAATCGTTTGAGTCATGGAGATGCCGACCGAAGAAGGCCAGGTACAGGCGGTGAGCTTCCATCCGATCCGCTTCGCTGACATAGACGATAACGGGTTGCAGTCCGGTTGTGAGGAGAGGATCGTAGCTTCCGCTGGCCACCGCCTCGATTCCTTCACGCCGCAGCAATTCGACGATCATCTCGGCTTCGGCCGCCATGGCGCACTGAGTGAGGGGAACCCACTTTGGTTCAGACGACATCAGCGAGTGATCCCAACCACACGCCCCGACAGACGGCCTCGGCAGTTCCCGTGACGGTGATGACATCATCCTCGCGCCAGGTTACCTCCAGATCGCCGACGGCCGTTCGCACGCGAACTTGCCGATCCGTCAGGTCGTTGAGGACGGCGGCGACCAGAGCGGCCGAGGCCCCCGTTCCGGAAGAGAGCGTTTCGCCGGCACCGCGTTCCCACATCCGCAGGGCGATGAGCCGGCGATCCAGCACGCGAACGAATTCCACGTTCGTCCGGGCGGGAAACAACGGATGATGTTCAATGACTGGACCGAGCTGCCGGATGTCCAGCGCCTCCAGATCATCGCAGAGGACGACACAATGAGGGTTTCCCATCGAGCAAGCCGTCACCAGAAACACGCCATCGCCCACATCGAGAGGATAATTGACGACCTTCGACTGTGGTGGCTCCAGTGCCATCGGAATCTCCGTGCTGGCCAGACGCGGTCGCCCCATCTCGGCGAGAAAGCGAAAGCGAGGTCCGTCGCGCTCCAGCAGATGAAGCGTCTTCACCCCGGCCCGGGTAGCGACCCGCAGCCGCTCGGCCGCCCACTCTCCGATGAAATAGAGATAGGCGGCCAGGCAACGCACGCCGTTGCCGGAGATCTCCGCTTCGCTTCCATCGGAGTTGAAGAGCCGCATTTCAACATCGGCCTCCGAGGAATCCGCCTGGCCCCAAACGATCAACCCATCGGCACCGATGCCCAGATGGCGATGGCACAGTCGTTGGGCGAGACGCTCGAGCGACTCCGCCCCATTCAGGCCACGCCCGTCGAGGATCAGGAAGTCATTGCCCACTGCATGAAATTTGTAAAATTCCACGGGCATCCGATTTCACCTCGAAAAATTCGGCACCGGCTCTCCCGCCGGTGCGCAGTTGCGGACTCGAAAATTCGACGCTTCTTTCTTTCGAGCAAAGTCGCGTGCGACACCTGCTTCGGGCGTCCGGTTTGTACCGCGCCCTCGCCTTGCTTCACCCCGGAGGCCAGCCCAGCACGCGCCCGCCCAGGACGTGAACGTGAAGGTGAAAGATGCTCTGTCCGGCATTAGGTCCGGTGTTGATGACAACGCGATAGCCTTCGTCAGCAATCCCCACTGCATTGGCCACCTTCGACGCAATGCGCAAAAGATGCCCCAGCAGGGCTTCGTCTCGTGGAGCGGCATCGTTAAGAGATTCGATGTGATCGCGGGGAACGACGAGGATATGCCAGGGCGCTTTCGGGTGAATATCCTTGAAAGCGACAACCTGCTCGTCCTGGTAGACGATTTCCGCTTGCCGGTCACCACTGATGATCTGACAGAATGTGCAATCAAACTCGTACATATCTGACCTCCGCCGCATCATTCACACAACCCCATCGTGAACGAGCGTGAAATCGCATGACTCCTTCTGTTGCCCCCTTCCTTCCTATTCTCACATTTTTTTCCTCGCGCGCCCCTATTTTCTCATAAACGGGGCGAAGAGGGTAGAGTGTTCCGAAAACGCAGAGGTTCGTAGCGGGCGTCGGTGATTCAAAAGGACTCGAATTTTCGTCGTGGAAAGCGGTTCGTCCGAGCGAGCGGGAGAGTGCCCTATAGAATCCGCCGGGGAAGCAGGGGGCTGAGATGCATTGTGAGA contains:
- a CDS encoding DUF2007 domain-containing protein, whose amino-acid sequence is MSSEPKWVPLTQCAMAAEAEMIVELLRREGIEAVASGSYDPLLTTGLQPVIVYVSEADRMEAHRLYLAFFGRHLHDSNDSQQEETL
- a CDS encoding prohibitin family protein; amino-acid sequence: MRNQPDDLERDPFLERGRRRNFTPATFWLKFLGAAFLLLIVIILGAKSVTTVESGTHAVLRRWGKAEQVLEPGLHFYNPISTSLQIYETRIRTHTENVSVTSVDNVRFTADVTVAYAPDPKRLVELDSRLGREYLARLTPIIQTASRDVFSDIKIYDVVAQVGRVTQELKASLDPQFAAHNVLLESVQISNVDLPDNVEIQAAEVAAAAKAKEAAEFRLQAAKIEQETRALEARTAAQNPELIRLRQLEIMREIELSRNDAIKNTKVQTLIIGTLPAGVQAMVPVKE
- the dapF gene encoding diaminopimelate epimerase gives rise to the protein MPVEFYKFHAVGNDFLILDGRGLNGAESLERLAQRLCHRHLGIGADGLIVWGQADSSEADVEMRLFNSDGSEAEISGNGVRCLAAYLYFIGEWAAERLRVATRAGVKTLHLLERDGPRFRFLAEMGRPRLASTEIPMALEPPQSKVVNYPLDVGDGVFLVTACSMGNPHCVVLCDDLEALDIRQLGPVIEHHPLFPARTNVEFVRVLDRRLIALRMWERGAGETLSSGTGASAALVAAVLNDLTDRQVRVRTAVGDLEVTWREDDVITVTGTAEAVCRGVWLGSLADVV
- a CDS encoding histidine triad nucleotide-binding protein, coding for MYEFDCTFCQIISGDRQAEIVYQDEQVVAFKDIHPKAPWHILVVPRDHIESLNDAAPRDEALLGHLLRIASKVANAVGIADEGYRVVINTGPNAGQSIFHLHVHVLGGRVLGWPPG